The following are encoded together in the Zonotrichia albicollis isolate bZonAlb1 chromosome 10, bZonAlb1.hap1, whole genome shotgun sequence genome:
- the LOC141730429 gene encoding feather beta keratin-like: MSCYDLCLPSSCGPRPLATSCTQPCFRRCRDSTAFIQPPTVVVTLPGPILSSFPQNTTVGSTASAAVGSYLRCCGIPVGSQGLGRAGLLCLGTGL; the protein is encoded by the coding sequence ATGTCCTGCTACGACCTGTGCCTGCCCTCCTCCTGCGGTCCCCGGCCCCTGGCCACCAgctgcacccagccctgcttccGCCGCTGCCGGGACTCCACCGCCTTCATCCAGCCGCCCACGGTCGTGGTCACGCTGCCCgggcccatcctcagctccttcccgCAGAACACCACGGTGGGCTCCACGGCGTCGGCGGCGGTCGGGAGCTACCTGCGCTGCTGCGGCATCCCTGTGggctcccaggggctgggcagggcaggactgCTGTGCCTGGGCACCGGGCTGTAG